In Paenibacillus stellifer, the DNA window GCCGCGATTACTGCCGCTTCATTGCCCTCCATGCCTGCATGGGCCATGCCCCGGAGCGCGCCGAGAATAAAAATATCGCCGGTGCAGGTTATCGTTCCTCCGGGATTCACATCGCCTAGAAACAGCAGGTCTCCCTTGTGATGCAGCACCTGGCCGGAGCGGATTATCCCGCTAAGCGTCGTAAGCGATCCGGCAGGTTCTTCCTGAGGTGCTTCCATCGCTTCAACCGACCGGATCAGCAGATTGCCTTGGCCCCGCAAAATGTCGAGGACGGCTTCCTTCTCTTCCTCGGTTACCTGCCTGCTGCCCAACTTGATGTCCACATGCACAATCGGACCTGTGAGAATATTTTGATGGCTATGCTCCACCTTGTAGCGGAGCTCGCCGAGCAGTTCTTCAAAGGGACATTTGTCGTCTAATAGGAAGACCAGGCCGTCCTTGATGCCTTTGATCCGCACATGCTTGGATTTAACTGTCATATGACCCTCCCCCCATCCTCATTCATTCGCGCCGATGCCCTCTAGTTCCTGCTTACGGCGGAGAAAATGCGGCGGCTTCAGTCCTTCTCTTCCTTGCGCACCGGTCTGGACAGCTTCTCCAGCTGCCGGCGAACAGGGATGTAGAGAGCCAGCCCGAGGGCGAAATGAATAAGCATGGTAGGAAGCATATAATGCATCAGAGCCCAATTGTAGGGATCTTGGATCAGTTTGAATGTATGGTAAATGCCGTACAATATGCTGTCGTTCAGCCAGCTGCCGAGCATAATAATCGTCATCATCAGCGGAAGCGGGGCCCGGGGCAGCTGGAAGATCAGCCCGATCAAATAGGCCGAGACGCCCATGGCAAGCGAATGGGCTCCGAGAATTCTTCCGTAGAAGACCACATCATGCAACATGCCGAAGCAGATGCCCAGCACCAGGGCCGTATGCCGGTGATGATAGACGGTTACGAATAACAGAATGATAAGGACCACATTCGGAACGATCCGCGTTGCCCAGCTGTCCGGAATCAGCCAGGGCAGCACCGTTCCTTCGATTACGAATACTAGAAACAACAGCACTAGCAGAACTGATTTGCGCCCGCTCACTGCCCTTCCTCCTCAGGCGTGTAAACGACGAGCAGCTGCTTCCAGTCTTCAAATTCGGCCGCCGGACTAATAATCGCCGTCCGGGTCAACCCGTATTCCCCTACACTTACGCTATCCACGGTGCCAATGGTAAGGCCCCGGGGATACAATCCACCAATACCGGATGAAATGATCGTATCGCCCTTGGCAATCGGATCGTTCGTCGCGATCCGGGTCATAATCAGCTTTCCGGTCTGCTGATTATAGCTCTCGACCATGCCGAAGGTCTGGTTAATCTTGTTCATTGCCGTGGCCGCGATCGGCGGCTGTGAGTTCGGATCACTGCTGTCCATCATCGTCAGCAGCTTCACTGTAGAAGTGAATTTACTAACCTGGCTAATGATGCCGACCATCCCTTTTTCCGAAATGACCGACATGTTCGCCTTAACTCCGTCCCTGGAGCCCAGATCAATGACAAGCGTGCTGTTGCCGGGCTCCGTTGTCAGGCTTACGACCTGTGCATAATGATATTCGTAGTTGTATTTATTGGTCTGTGCCTGTGTGAAATGCAACAGTCTCTCATAACGCTCGTTGTCTGCCTTAATCTGGTTATACTCTGCCTTCTCCCGCGTATACTGAGCAGCGATTATCTTCAGCTGCTCGTTCTCCTCGGCCAATTTCTTCAGGTTGCCGATATCTTCAAACAAGCCCGCTATGAATCCAGCGGG includes these proteins:
- the minC gene encoding septum site-determining protein MinC, which encodes MTVKSKHVRIKGIKDGLVFLLDDKCPFEELLGELRYKVEHSHQNILTGPIVHVDIKLGSRQVTEEEKEAVLDILRGQGNLLIRSVEAMEAPQEEPAGSLTTLSGIIRSGQVLHHKGDLLFLGDVNPGGTITCTGDIFILGALRGMAHAGMEGNEAAVIAASLMAPTQLRIAEVISRPPDEWETRESSMDFAFLSDGVMQIDKIHNLIKLRQDLNVFKGV
- the mreC gene encoding rod shape-determining protein MreC, which encodes MLKLFKLLSNKRLFILLITLVLFIVVMGFSLGTRKSLSWPENFVRDTTGFVQNVFYKPAGFIAGLFEDIGNLKKLAEENEQLKIIAAQYTREKAEYNQIKADNERYERLLHFTQAQTNKYNYEYHYAQVVSLTTEPGNSTLVIDLGSRDGVKANMSVISEKGMVGIISQVSKFTSTVKLLTMMDSSDPNSQPPIAATAMNKINQTFGMVESYNQQTGKLIMTRIATNDPIAKGDTIISSGIGGLYPRGLTIGTVDSVSVGEYGLTRTAIISPAAEFEDWKQLLVVYTPEEEGQ
- the mreD gene encoding rod shape-determining protein MreD: MSGRKSVLLVLLFLVFVIEGTVLPWLIPDSWATRIVPNVVLIILLFVTVYHHRHTALVLGICFGMLHDVVFYGRILGAHSLAMGVSAYLIGLIFQLPRAPLPLMMTIIMLGSWLNDSILYGIYHTFKLIQDPYNWALMHYMLPTMLIHFALGLALYIPVRRQLEKLSRPVRKEEKD